Genomic segment of Pochonia chlamydosporia 170 chromosome 1, whole genome shotgun sequence:
AGTCAAaaggacttgacatgacTTGACTAGACAACTCAATTGCCTGCCGTTCtcttccttgccttgccttgcttgTGCAATACACCCGAAGTCGTCAAGTGGCAATCGAatttgaccagaccagacttgaccagatttGACTCCAGTCAAATTGACCCCAGGACTAAATCCCCATGTAAGCTGTTTCGGGTCATGCCGCGCTTGCAAGATGCTGGCTGGATGGGTTGTCTTGCAAACCTGGACTGATTGACCtggccaagtcaagtcaagccaagccaaattTGACTTgtcgaaccagaccagattgccATGCAGACAAAACTTGACTTTCTGCAGTCAGCAGCTCGACAAGGCACCGTCAAACGTGTGCCTTGATCGACGGCGCCATGGATGTAAAGGGTTCGTTCTCCGGCCCACACATTGTCGTCTATCCACATTCTCTCGGATGACATGGCCGTTTGTTCACATCTTGACGAGTCTTGACTCTTCCACTATCCCGGCCCTTCCAGTAAAGTCGCAGGAATCTTCCGTCAAAGGATGGTGGTGTCACTCTCGGCGGAGGCACATGAAATGGAAAAGTCATTTGATGTCCACCAACACACAGAATTGTCCATGTTGTACAAGTTGGATGCCTCGGTCTGGTCAAATTTACTCAATCAAATGCCCCGtcaatgtcgtcaagttCCAAGCTGCGTGTttcaccttcaatgttcaccCTTCtccattgcttgcttgcttgccaCTCACCCCCCTTGACGACTCCGATCAAATGCTTTTTGGATGGACGGCCCCGGATTTCAGTGTACTGCATGAATGTACCTGATATCTCCCCAAACTCCCCGAGAtttgtttgccttggaaCCCTCATGAACAGGAACACCCCCTGTTCCCGTGGCTTGCAAGAGTTCCCACAGACACTGCCGACtccacacacaccagacagaccaaccgaccttgacttgatcaaGATGGATACATTCTTCAATGGCTGTGCTTGGCTCTTAGGGGGTGCATGTGCTCTATGTCCCGTATGAACATTTTCGTCAGTGCTGCGACCCAGAGTAAGCTGAATGAGTTTCCTGAACAAAGCGGCACGTTTGGGATATTGCATCTACACAAGACTTGGCTTCATTCTTATACTCCCCTACTCTCTTTTCTGTCCTTGAAAtttccttcatcatctgtcTGGTGACGATTCCATATACATACCCTTGAGCAGGGGTAAACTCGACTATGAATGCGCCCGCATAACCATAACGGCAGACGACAACTACTGAAAAATCGCCCTCTCAACCTGTGGGGTGATAAACATGCCAAGCCATCATTCACCAGCCATTCTAGACCACGATGGCTTCGAACCAGCCTTGCTAAACGTCGACCCCGAAGCGGCAGCAGCCGACGCGTTATGCCCAGCATCCTGGAAGCCCGTCAATAGCCTCAAGGCAACATCAAGATTGTCGAACCTCAAATCGTGGTTAACACCAGAGACGTGGACTCATCGACCGAAAAGTTTGCACCCAACCGCATACCTCGATGGCCTTCGTGGTGTTGCCGCGCTCCTGGTTTATTGGCATCACCACGTACTGTGGGTTCACAACATTGACAGGTTAGCGCAAAACGGCATTTTCGAAAACAGCTTTGGATATGGCGATAAATATCACTTTGCTGCCTTGCCTGGAATTCGAATTCTCTTCTCCGGTGGCCATTTCGCAGTATCAACGTTTTTCGTGCTCTCTGGCTATGTGCTTTCCATAAAACCGCTAAAACTGATCGAAAATGAAGACCTCGTCGGCTTGGTCAATCATCTGGGGTCAGCAGTCTTCAGGCGCTGGCTGCGTCTCTTTCTCCCCGTCGCAGCAACAATAATCCTGTATGCAACTTCATGGCACCTTTTTGGTATCTGGGTCGACGGCGGGAAACCTCAGGGCAACTGGTTTGACGAGATGTGGTTTCTCTACTGCGAGTTCAAAAACTTCAGTTTTATCTTCAAAGAGGGAGGTGTTCCCTGGCTCTCCTACAATATGCACGTCTGGTCGATTCCCGTGGAGTTCAAAGGCTCCATGGTTGTTTTTGCATCTCTCCTGGCTTTTTCGCAATGCCATCGACAAGCACGCCTCTGGTGTCAAATCGGTCTTATATTCTACTTCATGTACATTGCTGACGGCTGGTACTGCGCAATGTTCGTTTCGGGCATGTTATTATGCTATTTGGATCTTTTGGCGGTACTCAACAAGCTGCCAGACATTTTGACTCGACTTAGACCTTACAAGACGGTCATCTGCTACCATATGCTGGTCCTCGCCATCTATCTGGGCGGAGTGCCCTGCGAGAATCGTGAGGTGGATCAACTTGCTCGCAATCGCGGCTGGTACTTTCTCTCATTCTTAAAGCCACAAGCTGTCTTTGACTATAAGTGGTTTTACCTCTTCTGGGCTGCAACTCTTCTCGTCAGCTCAGTGTCAAACATTACCTGGCTGAGGCGGGCTTTTGAAGCTCGCGTCTG
This window contains:
- a CDS encoding acyltransferase (similar to Neurospora crassa OR74A XP_959321.2) — translated: MPSHHSPAILDHDGFEPALLNVDPEAAAADALCPASWKPVNSLKATSRLSNLKSWLTPETWTHRPKSLHPTAYLDGLRGVAALLVYWHHHVLWVHNIDRLAQNGIFENSFGYGDKYHFAALPGIRILFSGGHFAVSTFFVLSGYVLSIKPLKLIENEDLVGLVNHLGSAVFRRWLRLFLPVAATIILYATSWHLFGIWVDGGKPQGNWFDEMWFLYCEFKNFSFIFKEGGVPWLSYNMHVWSIPVEFKGSMVVFASLLAFSQCHRQARLWCQIGLIFYFMYIADGWYCAMFVSGMLLCYLDLLAVLNKLPDILTRLRPYKTVICYHMLVLAIYLGGVPCENREVDQLARNRGWYFLSFLKPQAVFDYKWFYLFWAATLLVSSVSNITWLRRAFEARVCQYLGRVSFALYLVHGPILWTLGDRFYAAVGFRGKAQMEHIPQWVDKFVLPQAGPVGLEFAFLLPHFVLLPLTLFVADFVTKAIDKPSVQFAAWLYAKSQGGMPNKQLRS